The genomic DNA GCGGGAAAAAGTTCTCTGATGACTCGGATGACTGGAAGCTTTGGACTACGAATGTTGGAGAGAAACTCCGCAACGCAGTCTCGGACGGGTATGCTTTTAGACTCCCTTTCCCCCTTGGTAAACGCATACTTACGAACACCCAGGTTCTCGATCGTTGTAATCACTAACCAGGCTGGATTACCCGTCAAAGGCCGCGAAGCTAAATGGAAACAGAAGATTCCACAAATCGCTCAATCCGCAGTGAGTCTGTACCAAATTGACCCCAAGTTTTACCAACTAAGCGGTTACGATACAAGTTCTCGGACATTCCTTTTCGGATATTTGCGCTAAAGAGAAAGATGGGTTTCGGAAGCCTATGTTGGGATGTGGGATGCACTTGTCGAAGAGTTTAAAAAGGAGAACGTTGTGATTGGTGGTTATTGACCTTGTTTCACACCGAATACGTATAATTCATATCTTTAGACAAGAATGCTTCGTACTTTGTTGGGGACGCAGCTGGGAGGACCAAGCCTAAAGATCACAGTGCGGTTGATCGAAAGCTAGCACACAACATGGGCATTCAATTTTATACCCCTGATGTAAGACGCTTTTCATCACGCGTGAATATAACATTGAGTCCTCTCATTGCAGCAATTCTTCAAGGAGCGGAAAGAAAAGCTACCGCCGTTGCTTGGGTTTCATCCATCCAAACTCGAGGCCAAAGGTGCGCTTACTACGTCGTTGCTCTTGAGGACAGTGTGGTTGATTTGTCACCAGATCTCATGCCATCGCTAATATCGCCTTCTACGACTCCCGAGATAGTTGTCTTTGTTGGCTCCCCAGGCTGCGGTAAATCGAGCGTATTTAAGAAACAGTTCGCCCCTGTGGGATATGTTCATGTCAACCAGATACACTCAAAGACAAGAAGAGGTGCGCAAAGGAAGCCGAAAGAGTAGTTAGCGAGGGGGAGATGCGTTATTGGTAAACTGTTTCTATATCCCACTTTCTACTCTACTAACTGGAGCGTACAGACAACACAAATCGCGATAAGGCCACCCGGGCTGAATACATTGGAATCGCTAAACGCCTGAAATGCCCAGTACGGTGTGTGTGGTTTGACGTAGCTCCTGAACTTGCGTGGCACAACAATATGTACCGTGCGTTCCATCAACGGGTTCCAGATGTCGAAAGTTCTACTGTACTTGAAACATCGGCGGCAACAGTAATCGAGGGTGGCGACAAGGAACTTGGGTCAGATAGTGAATCCGAAGGGAAGCCTAAGAAGGTCGGCCAAAGAAGGTCACGACTACGACCAAAACCAAAGTCACGACTACGACTACAACCAAAGCCACGACCATAGCATCCAGTGCTCCACGGAAACTGGTCCCGTGGATAGCATACACTACGTTTCGTTCGCATTTCCAGGAACCAGAGTCATCTGAAGGAT from Rhizoctonia solani chromosome 16, complete sequence includes the following:
- a CDS encoding bifunctional polynucleotide phosphatase/kinase, which encodes MSSPKSLKKETTSLSITSTEVDTKTTTLKVESATVASTSLKRSAEQLSEFEGEANVSEERATKVQKSAKIPAMFLPRSAVAQASTAFKWLPALALPAHQPRQLLPIISGPSTSTTKGDIPQVGPATCLYGIHLEQKATSKVAMFDLDDTLITRKSGKKFSDDSDDWKLWTTNVGEKLRNAVSDGFSIVVITNQAGLPVKGREAKWKQKIPQIAQSANASYFVGDAAGRTKPKDHSAVDRKLAHNMGIQFYTPDQFFKERKEKLPPLLGFHPSKLEAKDLMPSLISPSTTPEIVVFVGSPGCGKSSVFKKQFAPVGYVHVNQIHSKTRRDNTNRDKATRAEYIGIAKRLKCPVRCVWFDVAPELAWHNNMYRAFHQRVPDVESSTVLETSAATVIEGGDKELGSDITTTTTTKATTIASSAPRKLVPWIAYTTFRSHFQEPESSEGFDKIDRVGFVFEGSEEERERWDTYMEL